TTCGCGAGCAGCGGCAACTCGGCCAAGAGTTGCAGGACAGCATCAAGATTCTGGAGACCGAGATTTCCGCCCGCGAACGCGAATTGGGCGCGCTGGGTGGACAGATCATGGAAATCGAGGACGATGAGCGCGCACTTGCGGAATCGGTTGCGCGGGCGATGCTGGCGCGAAAGCGGCTCACTCACTGGGCGATGCTGGAGTTTTTGGTTGGCGCATACTCGTGGCGAGAACTGCTGGTACGCCGCAGCGTGATTTCGCGGATGGAAACCGTAGGCAGACGGGCCGTGGAGTCATTGTCGGGACTCCGCGATAGTCTGCAGATCAAGGAGGATACCCTTTTCCTCTGGAATCAGGAACTGCGCACCCGCCGCGACCGGCTGGCCGGGAGCCGCGCCGTGGTTGCCGCGCTGGAGGCGGACGTCGGCAAGGACCTGAGCAGCCTCACGGAGAACAAAACTCTTCTGCAGAAACGGCTGAACCGCGTTCGCCAGAATCGTCGCTTGCTGTCAGCGCAACGGGATGAGCTGGCGGAAGCGCAGAAACAGATTGAAGAGATCGTCAATCGAATCGCTCGCGGAGAACCTCTCGCCGGAGTTCCGCTCACACTTCTGAAAGGATCTCTTCCGTGGCCGGTGGATGGCCGCGTCGTGCAACGGTTCGGGACGGTCCGCAATCGCGACTTGGCAACCCTCACCGACAATCCCGGAATTGACATTGAGGCGGGAGCGGAGACGGAGGTCGCATCCGTAGCCGACGGTCGTGTCTCATCAGTCACCTGGCTCCGCGGATACGGAAACGTCTGCATTGTCGAACATCCGGCCTCCTTCTACACGGTTTATGCCAAACTTGGTCAGGTGAACGTGCAGGCCGGTGACGAAGTGGCGATGATGGAACCGATCGGGTATCCCGGCTGGGATATCGCGACGGAATCCTATCGCGTGCATTTTGAACTCTGGTCGGGCAAGACGAAAAAGAATCCTCTCGAATGGCTCAAAAAACGCTGACCAAGACGGGAACCTTCGGCGTTATCGGACAGGTGCGCATTCGCAGTCTGCTGGCGCGAAGCCTGCGCGCCGATCGCGCGGCGCACGCCTATCTCCTCGTCGGACCCCGCGGTGTGGGCAAAGCGGCCATCGCCCTCGAATACGCTCGACTCCTGCTCTGCAGCGGTGACGAAGAAAGGCCGTGTGCGAAGTGCGAGGAATGCCGATTGTCCCAGACTCTCCAGCATCCCGATTTGCATCTTGTGTTTCCGCTCCCTCCCGCCAAGCGGAAAGGACAATCCGACGACGACAACGGGGATGACGCGGAGAGCCTCGCCGGAGGGATCGCCGAAATCACGAAAACACTGGCCCGCGATCCCTACGCACCGATCATTGTGGAACATCAATCGTCCGGTTCGC
This sequence is a window from bacterium. Protein-coding genes within it:
- a CDS encoding peptidoglycan DD-metalloendopeptidase family protein; translation: MPPPGWTLDSLRRELLRIDEELLTGENRERDMLFEMDHAQRRIVLLDQAVREQRQLGQELQDSIKILETEISARERELGALGGQIMEIEDDERALAESVARAMLARKRLTHWAMLEFLVGAYSWRELLVRRSVISRMETVGRRAVESLSGLRDSLQIKEDTLFLWNQELRTRRDRLAGSRAVVAALEADVGKDLSSLTENKTLLQKRLNRVRQNRRLLSAQRDELAEAQKQIEEIVNRIARGEPLAGVPLTLLKGSLPWPVDGRVVQRFGTVRNRDLATLTDNPGIDIEAGAETEVASVADGRVSSVTWLRGYGNVCIVEHPASFYTVYAKLGQVNVQAGDEVAMMEPIGYPGWDIATESYRVHFELWSGKTKKNPLEWLKKR